The following proteins come from a genomic window of Natronosalvus vescus:
- a CDS encoding DUF7119 family protein — protein sequence MTDDPRRDRLSSDDERPHTAIPTDRESPVGAPVIRGDESITGSHARRAVQFDPDDPDSLALAAETVGQFATGPDTGDHLYMLRGAAACAALVRGEGSYKAAAERASTTLEDEDASDEDGDAADGDSEPDQTVSVSFIRKWARVHDLPRSVRRQVALGEIAPSAAKHVARVGGEARLLLAWAILDGDLTVRDVRTAASRINDGEPIERVLADYDVALGRLEVTLPAAAYRDLRRAASLEGVDPGTIVADALEEYLE from the coding sequence ATGACGGATGACCCCCGGCGCGACCGTCTGTCGAGCGACGACGAGCGCCCGCACACGGCGATTCCCACCGATCGCGAGTCGCCAGTCGGTGCCCCGGTCATCCGCGGCGACGAATCGATCACCGGCAGCCACGCTCGCCGCGCCGTCCAGTTCGATCCGGACGATCCTGACAGCCTCGCCCTCGCCGCCGAGACCGTCGGCCAGTTCGCCACCGGCCCCGATACCGGTGACCACCTCTACATGCTCCGCGGTGCTGCCGCCTGTGCCGCCCTCGTCCGCGGTGAAGGCTCGTACAAAGCCGCCGCCGAACGGGCGAGCACCACGCTCGAGGACGAAGACGCGAGCGACGAGGACGGCGATGCTGCCGACGGCGACAGCGAGCCCGACCAGACAGTCTCCGTCTCGTTCATCCGCAAGTGGGCTCGCGTCCACGACCTCCCCCGATCGGTTCGCCGCCAGGTCGCCCTCGGGGAAATCGCCCCCTCCGCAGCGAAACACGTCGCCCGGGTCGGCGGTGAAGCCAGACTCTTACTCGCCTGGGCCATCCTCGACGGCGATCTCACCGTTCGCGACGTTCGCACTGCAGCCAGCCGAATCAACGACGGCGAGCCAATCGAGCGCGTTCTCGCCGACTACGACGTCGCCCTCGGACGCCTCGAGGTTACCCTCCCGGCAGCGGCCTACCGCGACCTTCGTCGCGCCGCCTCGCTCGAGGGGGTCGATCCAGGTACCATCGTCGCCGACGCGCTCGAGGAGTACCTCGAGTGA
- a CDS encoding nitrite/sulfite reductase has product MPSDVEAWKDELYGTDIRAELERFAEAGWESIPEDERDAWFERFKWYGLYHQRAGQESYFMLRIGPPSGILEPGQFRVLAELAQEYSTGPVENPEFGNGWLDVTTRQAIQFHWINLEDVPAIFERLEAVGLSAVQACGDSWRNIVGCPVAGKDAHEFVDAHALAHDLHDTFKRNEAHSNLPRKWKVSVTGCSEGCGQGDINDLAFEPAEKTIDGEAVRGYNVRVGGGLARNEPRFARDIDVFVTPEQAVEVAGGISALFREYGNRENRYAARIKFLVNEWGPEKVRDVLQSEFVEFDLESAGQDLRESYSYNAGEADGKHDHVGVHEQVDGNYYVGLNVLVGRIGADDALELAKVAAKHSSGEVRLTQRQNVVFTDVPEENLEALLDEPQLERYSPDPHPFQRGSIACTGTEFCSLSIVETKNRQVRFSRWLVDNVELPDGVEDFHIHLSGCTASCAQPQIADVSLRGMKARKNGEPVEALDIGLGGGLGEHPQFASWVAERIPVDEVPGAIANLLESFAEQRAGEESFREFVAARDDDELAALIEPEETSYEDPFMHNTKRTWYPYADQDALDESPAPAQPDGSPIASDD; this is encoded by the coding sequence ATGCCAAGCGACGTCGAAGCCTGGAAGGACGAACTGTACGGGACGGACATCCGTGCCGAACTCGAGCGATTCGCCGAGGCCGGCTGGGAGTCCATTCCCGAGGACGAGCGAGACGCCTGGTTCGAGCGGTTCAAGTGGTACGGTCTGTACCACCAGCGTGCCGGCCAGGAGTCCTACTTCATGTTGCGAATCGGGCCACCCAGCGGGATCCTCGAGCCAGGGCAGTTTCGTGTCCTCGCCGAGCTCGCCCAGGAGTACTCGACCGGCCCGGTCGAGAACCCCGAGTTCGGCAACGGCTGGCTCGACGTGACGACCCGGCAAGCGATCCAGTTTCACTGGATCAACCTCGAGGACGTGCCGGCGATCTTCGAACGGCTCGAGGCGGTCGGCCTCTCGGCCGTACAGGCGTGTGGTGACTCCTGGCGCAACATCGTCGGTTGTCCCGTCGCCGGCAAGGACGCACACGAGTTCGTCGACGCGCACGCATTGGCTCACGACCTCCACGACACGTTCAAACGCAACGAGGCGCACTCGAACCTCCCCCGGAAGTGGAAGGTGTCGGTGACGGGCTGTTCGGAGGGCTGTGGGCAGGGCGACATCAACGACCTCGCGTTCGAGCCCGCCGAGAAAACGATCGACGGCGAGGCGGTTCGGGGCTACAACGTCCGCGTCGGTGGCGGCCTCGCACGCAACGAACCACGGTTCGCTCGCGACATCGACGTCTTCGTCACGCCCGAACAGGCCGTCGAGGTCGCCGGCGGTATCTCCGCGCTGTTCCGCGAGTACGGCAACCGGGAGAACCGGTACGCGGCCCGCATCAAGTTCCTCGTCAACGAGTGGGGCCCCGAGAAGGTTCGGGACGTGCTCCAGTCGGAGTTCGTCGAGTTCGACCTCGAGTCGGCCGGCCAGGATTTGCGGGAATCGTACTCCTACAACGCGGGCGAGGCCGACGGCAAGCACGACCACGTCGGCGTCCACGAGCAAGTCGACGGCAACTACTACGTTGGGTTGAACGTCCTCGTCGGTCGAATCGGGGCCGACGACGCCCTCGAGTTGGCCAAGGTCGCCGCGAAACACAGCTCCGGCGAAGTGCGGCTCACCCAGCGTCAGAACGTCGTCTTCACGGACGTCCCCGAGGAGAACCTCGAGGCGCTGCTCGACGAACCCCAACTCGAGCGCTACAGTCCCGATCCCCACCCGTTCCAGCGCGGCTCGATCGCCTGTACCGGCACCGAGTTCTGTTCGCTCTCGATCGTCGAGACCAAGAACCGGCAGGTGCGCTTCTCGCGGTGGCTAGTCGACAACGTCGAGCTTCCCGATGGAGTCGAGGACTTCCACATTCACCTCTCGGGGTGTACGGCCTCCTGTGCCCAGCCCCAGATCGCCGACGTCTCCCTGCGTGGGATGAAAGCCCGCAAGAACGGCGAACCCGTCGAGGCGCTCGACATCGGCCTCGGTGGCGGCCTCGGCGAGCACCCCCAGTTCGCCTCCTGGGTGGCCGAACGAATCCCGGTCGACGAGGTGCCAGGGGCAATCGCGAACCTCCTCGAGAGCTTCGCCGAACAGCGAGCAGGCGAGGAGTCCTTCCGCGAGTTCGTCGCCGCTCGAGACGACGACGAACTCGCTGCGCTGATCGAGCCCGAGGAGACGAGCTACGAGGATCCCTTCATGCACAACACGAAGCGGACGTGGTACCCCTACGCCGATCAGGACGCCCTCGACGAGAGCCCCGCGCCGGCACAGCCTGACGGCTCGCCGATCGCCTCGGACGATTGA
- a CDS encoding DUF6360 family protein — MADRLMRVTAYTTLDLVDAVVKGRDFEHGAFAVVDATADRTAPDHVSLQVELDNMTEEHLPAHMEELRLTPEQARTLAADLEQQATHVEDSITTVEE; from the coding sequence ATGGCCGACCGACTCATGCGCGTAACCGCGTACACGACCCTCGATCTCGTCGACGCGGTCGTCAAAGGGCGCGATTTCGAGCACGGGGCGTTCGCGGTTGTTGACGCGACCGCCGATCGAACGGCTCCCGACCACGTCTCACTCCAGGTGGAACTCGACAACATGACCGAGGAACATCTGCCGGCGCATATGGAGGAACTGCGGTTGACGCCTGAGCAAGCGCGAACGCTGGCGGCCGACCTCGAGCAGCAGGCGACCCACGTCGAGGATTCGATCACTACAGTCGAGGAGTGA
- the rimI gene encoding ribosomal protein S18-alanine N-acetyltransferase, whose amino-acid sequence MTTHGSATTRGGLSIRQAERVDLLAIVRIENASFPQPWPYDAFETFLGEPGFLVAETVEAQIAGYVVSDVTPNYGRDIGHIKDVAVHPGCRGDGVGSALLGRSLAVLSSHGVSSVKLEVRESNEGAKRLYRRFGFDPLRRVPRYYDDGEDAIVMVRELE is encoded by the coding sequence GTGACGACTCACGGTTCGGCGACGACGCGAGGTGGCCTGTCCATCCGGCAGGCCGAACGTGTCGACCTGCTCGCGATCGTCCGAATCGAGAACGCCTCCTTCCCCCAGCCGTGGCCCTACGACGCGTTCGAGACCTTCCTCGGGGAACCCGGTTTTCTGGTCGCCGAGACGGTCGAGGCCCAGATCGCTGGCTACGTCGTCTCGGACGTGACGCCGAACTACGGACGTGATATCGGCCACATAAAAGACGTCGCCGTTCATCCCGGGTGCCGAGGCGACGGCGTCGGGTCGGCGCTGCTCGGCCGCTCGCTCGCCGTCCTCTCGAGTCACGGTGTAAGCTCGGTCAAACTCGAGGTGCGCGAGTCGAACGAGGGGGCCAAACGCCTCTACCGACGCTTCGGCTTCGACCCCCTGCGGCGAGTGCCCCGGTACTACGACGACGGTGAGGATGCGATCGTAATGGTACGAGAACTCGAGTGA
- a CDS encoding preprotein translocase subunit SecD gives MSPIQSIKANWRLLLLALFLTLSLVFLFYPGGIMADDSYVTENDSTTTSYHNLEFGLGLDGGTKISAPVVGLTVEDVELDTDDPNEVDQRAQEIQASVSEELGLETGDALVRTDPQNLLISVEIFTNEYTEAEFATALQNAGLDVTEDDVRQGVTAETRSDIETTIDLRINEAGLAGSRVSQAEMDGTFYIVTEAPGMTDDELRALLQDRGIVEIQMHYPDGEGGQQNETALVQADFGQIGTASYNTEQGYHYVPVSVNPGPAEEYQQRMVETGFTQNPHQCDYGNPEHEGSNYCLLTVVDGEVVDAHSLSPSLGANMESGEWASSGTFEMITPSQQDAQALSVNLRAGELRAPLDFERDQTYSISPALADQFKNYSLLIGILSVLTVSGVVYLRYGDRRVALPMIVTALSEVVILLGFAALLRMPLDLSHVAGFIAVVGTGVDDLIIIADEVLDEGDVNSRRVFESRFRKAFWIIGAAAATTIIAMSPLAVLSLGDLRGFAIITILGVLIGVLITRPAYGDILRRLLTDK, from the coding sequence ATGAGCCCGATTCAGTCCATCAAGGCGAACTGGCGCCTGCTGTTGCTCGCGCTGTTTCTCACCCTCTCACTGGTGTTCCTCTTTTACCCCGGTGGGATCATGGCCGACGACTCCTACGTCACCGAGAACGACTCCACCACCACGAGTTACCACAACCTCGAGTTCGGCCTCGGCCTCGACGGCGGGACGAAGATCAGCGCCCCCGTCGTCGGTTTGACCGTCGAGGACGTCGAACTCGATACCGACGACCCCAACGAGGTCGACCAACGCGCCCAGGAGATCCAGGCGAGCGTCTCCGAGGAACTCGGTCTCGAGACCGGCGATGCGCTCGTCAGAACCGACCCCCAGAACCTCCTCATTAGCGTCGAGATATTCACCAACGAGTACACCGAAGCGGAGTTCGCCACCGCGCTCCAGAACGCCGGCCTCGACGTGACCGAGGACGACGTCCGACAGGGCGTCACCGCCGAAACCCGCAGCGACATCGAGACGACCATCGACCTGCGGATCAACGAAGCCGGCCTCGCGGGCAGCCGCGTCTCACAGGCCGAGATGGACGGTACCTTCTACATCGTGACCGAAGCGCCGGGGATGACTGACGACGAACTCCGGGCGCTACTCCAGGATCGCGGCATCGTCGAGATCCAGATGCACTACCCCGATGGCGAAGGCGGCCAGCAAAACGAGACGGCGCTCGTGCAGGCCGACTTCGGCCAGATCGGGACGGCCTCGTACAACACCGAGCAGGGGTACCACTACGTCCCCGTCTCCGTCAATCCTGGGCCAGCCGAGGAGTACCAGCAACGGATGGTCGAGACCGGCTTCACCCAGAACCCACACCAGTGTGACTACGGCAACCCCGAACACGAAGGGAGCAACTACTGTCTGCTCACCGTCGTCGACGGCGAGGTCGTCGACGCCCACAGCCTCTCGCCCAGCCTCGGAGCCAACATGGAATCCGGCGAGTGGGCCAGCAGCGGCACCTTCGAGATGATTACGCCGAGCCAGCAAGATGCCCAGGCGCTGTCGGTCAACCTCCGTGCCGGCGAACTGCGCGCCCCGCTCGACTTCGAACGCGATCAGACCTACAGCATCAGCCCGGCACTGGCCGACCAGTTCAAAAACTACTCGCTGCTCATCGGTATCCTGTCCGTGTTGACCGTCAGTGGCGTCGTCTACCTGCGCTACGGGGATCGCCGCGTCGCCTTGCCGATGATCGTCACCGCCCTCTCGGAGGTCGTCATCCTGCTCGGCTTCGCCGCCCTCCTGCGGATGCCCCTCGACCTCTCTCACGTCGCCGGCTTCATCGCCGTCGTCGGTACCGGGGTGGACGACCTCATCATCATCGCCGACGAGGTGTTAGACGAGGGTGACGTCAACTCGAGACGCGTCTTCGAGTCCCGCTTCCGGAAGGCGTTCTGGATCATCGGGGCCGCCGCTGCAACGACGATCATCGCGATGTCGCCGCTGGCCGTCCTGAGCCTGGGTGACCTCCGTGGGTTCGCCATCATCACGATCCTCGGCGTGCTCATCGGGGTGCTCATCACCCGGCCGGCATACGGTGACATCCTGCGCCGACTGCTGACGGACAAATAA
- the secF gene encoding protein translocase subunit SecF codes for MATLQVPEIDYTRYTNRQLAAVPLAVLAFALLILAGGYLVYGSPVALGTDFAGGTELTIETTSSESEIESAFSVEPESVQSVQAAENQYLVQFAPTDADVAEEAEANLEPVEGNDGVVQLTAETSASFGAAAQQTAILGLGAAFVGMSILAFLLFRTFVPSIAIVVSAFSDIVIPLAFMNIVGIQLSLGTVAGLLLIIGYSVDSDILLNNHILRRGGDFYESTHRAMRTGVTMTVTSMAAMLVMAISAWALGVELLMSIGLILFVGLAADLMNTYLLNLSLLRWYKFEGVAR; via the coding sequence ATGGCGACGCTCCAGGTACCGGAGATCGACTACACCCGGTACACCAACCGCCAGTTGGCGGCGGTTCCGCTCGCAGTCCTCGCCTTCGCGCTCCTCATCCTCGCCGGTGGCTATCTCGTCTACGGCTCCCCGGTCGCGCTCGGCACGGACTTCGCAGGTGGAACCGAACTGACGATCGAAACGACGAGTTCGGAATCCGAAATCGAATCTGCATTCAGCGTCGAACCCGAGTCAGTACAGTCGGTACAGGCCGCTGAAAACCAGTACCTCGTCCAGTTCGCCCCGACCGATGCCGACGTCGCCGAGGAAGCCGAGGCGAACCTCGAGCCGGTCGAGGGCAATGACGGTGTCGTCCAGCTCACCGCTGAAACGTCCGCGAGCTTCGGTGCCGCCGCCCAACAGACTGCGATTCTCGGACTCGGCGCTGCGTTCGTGGGTATGAGCATTCTCGCGTTCCTCCTCTTTCGGACGTTCGTCCCGTCGATCGCAATCGTCGTCTCGGCGTTCTCCGACATCGTGATCCCGCTCGCGTTCATGAACATCGTCGGCATTCAGCTCTCGCTCGGTACCGTCGCCGGCCTCCTGTTGATCATTGGGTACTCGGTGGATTCGGACATCCTGCTCAACAACCACATCCTCAGGCGAGGCGGTGACTTCTACGAGAGTACCCACCGGGCGATGCGAACCGGCGTCACCATGACCGTCACCTCGATGGCTGCCATGCTCGTGATGGCCATCTCCGCGTGGGCCCTCGGCGTCGAACTCCTGATGTCGATCGGCCTGATCCTCTTCGTCGGGCTGGCCGCCGACCTCATGAACACCTACCTGCTGAATCTCAGCCTGCTTCGCTGGTACAAGTTCGAGGGGGTGGCCCGATGA
- a CDS encoding 30S ribosomal protein S6e, with amino-acid sequence MASFTVVVGDPESGLAHQLEAEGQDANRFIGKELGEEVDGSAVGLDGYTLELTGGSDNAGRPHNETVAGSQLKEVLMKERQTGYKPDREGERRRITARGRELSDETAQINATIVARGDESVESLLGLESADDGDDADE; translated from the coding sequence ATGGCAAGTTTCACTGTCGTCGTTGGCGACCCCGAGTCGGGGCTCGCCCACCAGCTCGAGGCGGAAGGGCAAGATGCGAACCGATTCATCGGCAAGGAGCTCGGCGAGGAAGTCGACGGCTCGGCCGTCGGCCTCGATGGCTACACGCTCGAGCTCACCGGTGGCTCGGACAACGCGGGCCGCCCGCACAACGAGACGGTCGCGGGCAGCCAGCTCAAGGAAGTCCTGATGAAAGAGCGCCAGACCGGCTACAAGCCAGATCGCGAGGGCGAGCGCCGCCGGATCACGGCCCGTGGCCGCGAGCTCTCCGACGAGACGGCCCAGATCAACGCCACGATCGTCGCCCGCGGTGACGAGAGCGTCGAGAGTCTGCTCGGTCTCGAGTCGGCCGACGACGGCGACGACGCCGACGAGTAA
- a CDS encoding DUF7112 family protein translates to MADRISSDNPSVDTIRATLAETATGVRVEIDAADAAQFPSDGGEVVRIVLDEHERFGRIDQGLMGDVVTVPGVYESPAAARDPREGVDLLPDWVDDHDVRTGGSVLVDVVEPDFLYGFRAPGETAVYDAREPPASSLQDIAKGLEDG, encoded by the coding sequence ATGGCCGATCGAATCTCGAGTGACAACCCGTCAGTCGACACGATCAGGGCGACGCTCGCGGAGACGGCGACGGGCGTCCGGGTCGAGATTGATGCGGCAGACGCGGCTCAGTTCCCGTCGGATGGGGGCGAGGTGGTTCGAATCGTCCTCGACGAGCACGAGCGGTTCGGCCGGATCGATCAGGGATTGATGGGCGACGTCGTCACCGTTCCCGGGGTCTACGAGAGCCCTGCGGCTGCGCGCGACCCGCGGGAGGGTGTCGATCTGCTCCCCGACTGGGTCGACGACCACGACGTTCGAACCGGCGGCTCGGTGCTCGTCGACGTCGTCGAACCGGACTTCCTGTACGGCTTCCGTGCCCCCGGCGAGACGGCGGTCTACGACGCGCGGGAACCGCCGGCTTCGAGTCTGCAGGATATTGCGAAGGGGCTCGAGGACGGGTAG
- a CDS encoding TetR/AcrR family transcriptional regulator encodes MTDESARDEIMNATYEALCEHGYTELTAQAIADRTDKSKSLLFYHYDSKEDIVVSFFDFLLEHFDERVEESRDRPPVERLALFVDWFLYDPADDERTSFHTAMLELRAQAPYNDRFQEQLRRSDDALRSALEEILRAGLESGDFHDHDPEATAALLIAALDGARIRQLTIGRDAYLEEVRSGIATEIFDELLAEDVEFPTRGAVSSATNDDAGEDANAEHTADERPSRMDAGTDTETDAAGDDVE; translated from the coding sequence GTGACCGACGAGAGCGCCCGTGACGAGATAATGAACGCCACCTACGAGGCGTTGTGCGAGCACGGCTACACCGAGCTGACGGCCCAGGCGATCGCCGACCGGACGGACAAGAGCAAGTCCCTGCTGTTCTATCACTACGACTCCAAGGAGGACATCGTCGTCTCTTTCTTCGACTTCTTGCTCGAGCACTTCGACGAGCGCGTCGAGGAGAGCCGCGACCGCCCGCCGGTCGAACGGCTGGCGCTGTTCGTCGACTGGTTCCTGTACGACCCGGCCGACGACGAGCGGACGTCCTTTCACACGGCGATGCTCGAACTTCGCGCGCAAGCGCCGTACAACGACCGATTCCAGGAACAGCTGCGTCGGAGCGACGACGCGCTTCGATCGGCGCTCGAGGAGATTCTCAGGGCCGGGCTCGAGTCGGGTGACTTCCACGACCACGACCCCGAAGCGACCGCCGCACTGTTGATCGCCGCGCTGGATGGTGCTCGGATTCGCCAGCTGACGATCGGCCGGGACGCCTACCTCGAGGAGGTTCGGTCGGGGATCGCCACCGAAATTTTCGACGAGTTGCTCGCCGAGGACGTCGAGTTTCCGACGCGGGGTGCGGTCTCGAGCGCGACCAACGATGATGCCGGCGAGGACGCGAACGCTGAACACACGGCCGATGAACGGCCCTCGAGGATGGATGCGGGGACGGACACAGAGACGGACGCGGCCGGTGACGACGTCGAATGA
- a CDS encoding MATE family efflux transporter, translated as MSEKRDRSVNVTDGGLFKPLLVLSAPIVLSQMLQVGYNLADTFWVGRLGSDAVAALSYSWAIVFLMVSIGGGLTVAGTVLVSQYKGAGDFTKSHHVAGQTLSFVTIVAIVFGVVGFALSPWLIRLVGADPGTPAYTYAVNYTRIIFVSVGFMFWFFIFDALSRGWGDTRTPLYLMGISVTINMVLDPFLILGFSENPLFAWFGATALEASLYAQTGFTGFGVEGAAVATVFSRGVAAIVGLYLLFTGRVGLEPTLGDLWLDLPTVRKILEIGAPVATEQGFRASGIALLTALVAIAGTDAVAAYGIANRLSSLLFLPALGLARGTETVVGQNLGAQQVSRAWRAVKLSSVVVVGIFVVVVAVAYPLAEPITAVFIEGEGSEDVVRFGAAFILIAGPSYIFMGVFQVLLGGLRGSGSTRAAMVLSIQELWLYRIPISAIAILHFGMGIYGVWYAIALSYVLSAIVTAIWFLRGTWTENVVGDDVTPTPAET; from the coding sequence ATGAGCGAGAAACGCGACCGATCGGTAAACGTCACCGACGGGGGGCTGTTCAAGCCGCTACTCGTGCTGTCGGCCCCGATCGTGCTCTCCCAGATGCTCCAGGTCGGCTACAACCTGGCCGACACCTTCTGGGTCGGCCGACTCGGCAGTGACGCCGTTGCGGCGCTGTCGTACTCCTGGGCAATCGTCTTTCTAATGGTGAGCATCGGCGGTGGCCTCACCGTCGCCGGCACCGTGCTGGTCTCCCAGTACAAGGGTGCCGGGGATTTCACGAAGTCCCACCACGTCGCCGGCCAGACGCTCTCGTTCGTGACGATCGTCGCAATCGTCTTCGGTGTGGTCGGCTTCGCCCTCTCGCCGTGGCTGATACGGCTGGTTGGTGCTGACCCCGGTACGCCGGCGTACACCTACGCCGTCAACTACACCAGAATCATCTTCGTCAGCGTCGGCTTCATGTTCTGGTTCTTCATCTTCGACGCGCTGTCTCGCGGGTGGGGTGACACCCGGACGCCGCTCTACCTGATGGGGATCAGCGTGACGATCAATATGGTTCTCGACCCGTTCTTGATCCTCGGCTTCAGCGAGAACCCGCTGTTCGCCTGGTTCGGTGCGACCGCACTCGAGGCCTCGCTGTACGCCCAGACCGGCTTCACCGGCTTCGGCGTCGAGGGGGCGGCAGTCGCGACCGTCTTTTCACGCGGCGTCGCCGCCATCGTTGGCCTCTACCTGCTCTTTACCGGCCGGGTCGGCCTCGAGCCCACACTCGGCGACCTGTGGCTCGACCTGCCGACGGTCAGGAAGATCCTCGAGATCGGTGCCCCGGTGGCGACCGAGCAGGGCTTCCGGGCGTCCGGCATCGCGCTGTTGACCGCACTGGTCGCGATCGCCGGCACGGACGCAGTTGCGGCCTACGGTATCGCGAACCGCCTCTCGTCGCTGCTGTTCTTGCCGGCGCTCGGTCTGGCTCGCGGAACGGAGACCGTCGTCGGTCAGAACCTCGGGGCCCAGCAGGTGAGCCGTGCCTGGCGGGCTGTCAAACTGAGTTCGGTCGTCGTCGTCGGCATCTTCGTCGTCGTCGTCGCCGTCGCCTATCCGCTCGCGGAGCCGATCACGGCAGTGTTCATCGAGGGTGAAGGCAGCGAGGACGTCGTCAGATTCGGTGCGGCGTTCATCCTGATCGCCGGCCCGTCGTACATCTTCATGGGCGTCTTTCAGGTGCTCCTCGGTGGGCTCCGTGGCAGCGGGAGCACCCGTGCCGCGATGGTACTCTCAATTCAGGAGCTCTGGCTGTACCGCATCCCGATTTCGGCAATCGCCATCCTCCACTTCGGGATGGGCATTTACGGCGTCTGGTACGCCATCGCCCTCTCGTACGTCCTCTCGGCGATCGTGACCGCGATCTGGTTCCTCCGTGGAACCTGGACCGAGAACGTCGTCGGCGACGACGTGACACCGACACCTGCAGAAACATGA
- a CDS encoding MBL fold metallo-hydrolase — translation MELEFLGGAREIGRSALLIDGRLLLDFGMDSGNPPSFPLHEPDPEAVIVSHGHLDHVGTIPALLSGDARPPIHWTPPTYELAMVLARDTIKLHGGSYDCPFTEAELARLTQVSETHAYGDPFEAAGYEVTFFDAGHVPGSAHVLVDDGETRLLYTGDFHTEEQQLVAGTTARPDADVVVSESTYADTRRPPRAEIEREFVASLEATLWEGGTVVVPAFAIGRTQEAMCLCAEADLECYVDGMGTRVTELFSRPRNRAFLRDPDRLRRAKRHARFVDGRDGQRRRIAEQNTVIVTTSGMLHGGPAMTYVPAIRSNPTNKIALTGYQVEGTPGRELLETGSATIDGRAMRVSAQVEQYDFSAHADRAGLEAFLEPYREEASVLVTHGDRCGWFAGELREAGYDARAPELGETVVLE, via the coding sequence ATGGAACTCGAGTTTCTCGGCGGCGCTCGCGAAATCGGGCGGAGCGCACTCCTGATCGACGGCCGCCTCCTGCTCGATTTCGGGATGGACTCGGGCAACCCCCCTTCGTTTCCACTGCACGAACCCGACCCCGAGGCGGTGATCGTCTCCCACGGCCACCTCGACCACGTCGGGACGATTCCAGCGCTGCTTTCCGGTGACGCCCGCCCGCCGATCCACTGGACGCCGCCGACGTACGAGCTCGCGATGGTGCTCGCTCGAGACACCATCAAACTCCACGGCGGGAGCTACGACTGTCCGTTCACCGAGGCCGAACTCGCCCGGCTGACGCAGGTGTCGGAAACCCACGCCTACGGCGACCCGTTCGAGGCCGCTGGCTACGAGGTCACGTTCTTCGACGCCGGCCACGTCCCGGGGAGCGCCCACGTCCTGGTCGACGACGGGGAGACGCGTCTGCTCTACACCGGCGACTTCCACACGGAGGAGCAGCAACTCGTCGCCGGGACGACGGCTCGCCCCGACGCCGACGTCGTCGTCTCTGAGAGCACCTACGCCGACACCCGCCGCCCGCCGCGGGCGGAGATCGAACGCGAATTCGTCGCGAGCCTCGAGGCCACCCTCTGGGAGGGCGGTACCGTCGTCGTCCCCGCCTTCGCCATCGGCCGCACCCAGGAGGCGATGTGTCTCTGTGCCGAGGCCGACCTCGAGTGTTACGTCGACGGGATGGGCACGCGCGTCACCGAGTTGTTCTCCCGGCCGCGAAACCGTGCCTTTCTGCGCGATCCCGACCGCCTGCGCCGGGCGAAACGTCACGCACGCTTCGTCGACGGTCGGGACGGCCAGCGGAGACGAATCGCCGAGCAAAACACCGTCATCGTCACCACGAGCGGGATGCTCCACGGTGGCCCCGCGATGACGTACGTGCCGGCGATCCGATCGAACCCAACGAACAAAATCGCGCTCACTGGCTACCAAGTCGAGGGTACCCCTGGCCGCGAGTTGCTCGAGACCGGAAGCGCCACCATCGACGGCCGGGCCATGCGGGTCAGTGCACAGGTCGAACAGTACGATTTCTCGGCCCACGCCGATCGGGCGGGGCTGGAGGCGTTTCTCGAGCCCTACCGGGAGGAGGCGTCCGTCCTCGTCACGCACGGCGACCGGTGTGGGTGGTTCGCGGGGGAACTTCGGGAGGCAGGCTACGACGCTCGAGCACCTGAACTGGGCGAGACGGTCGTGCTCGAGTGA